A single Pygocentrus nattereri isolate fPygNat1 chromosome 28, fPygNat1.pri, whole genome shotgun sequence DNA region contains:
- the LOC108425084 gene encoding CMRF35-like molecule 5 isoform X2, producing the protein MKTCLRILSLFQVLVCVEIKNQSGNVFTGTEGGSVEIYCNYPDGYQYAYHYFCRHPCGYSDVLIKTERADKVTSKGRYSVLNTASARSFSVTIRNLRSGDSGVYYCGIDQLGKDTLSKVVVTVKKVHTSPIMTPASESSTQSDHQLTQSTVTAIATASAFGYNMPTYPRPASSLTASGPRLQSTSTTSVSAAELVVFGVQCGVVCALLAALLLFHWRSSTTCTCSSAICTK; encoded by the exons ATGAAAACCTGTCTGAGGATTCTGTCACTTTTCCAAG TTCTGGTCTGTGTGGAAATTAAGAACCAGTCTGGAAATGTTTTTACTGGAACAGAAGGAGGCAGTGTGGAAATCTACTGTAATTATCCAGATGGATACCAGTATGCGTACCACTACTTCTGCCGTCATCCATGTGGTTATTctgatgttttaattaaaactgaGAGAGCTGATAAAGTCACCTCTAAAGGCAGATACTCTGTACTGAACACTGCATCTGCACGGAGCTTTTCTGTCACCATCAGAAACCTCAGATCAGGAGACTCTGGGGTTTATTACTGTGGAATAGATCAATTGGGAAAAGATACACTCAGTAAAGTAGTGGTTACTGTCAAGAAAG TTCACACATCACCCATCATGACACCTGCTTCAGAATCCAGCACACAAAGTGACCACCAACTCACACAAAGCACAGTTACAGCCATAGCAACAG CATCTGCATTTGGATATAACATGCCGACATACCCAAGACCAGCCTCTTCTTTAACTGCTTCAG GTCCACGACTCCAAAGTACTTCTACAACATCAG TGTCTGCAGCTGAGCTGGTGGTGTTTGGAGTGCAGTGTGGAGTAGTGTGTGCTCTGCTGgctgctcttcttctctttcattGGCGAAGCTCAACTACTTGCACCTGTTCTTCAGCCATTTGTACAAAGTGA
- the LOC108425084 gene encoding CMRF35-like molecule 5 isoform X4: protein MKTCLRILSLFQVLVCVEIKNQSGNVFTGTEGGSVEIYCNYPDGYQYAYHYFCRHPCGYSDVLIKTERADKVTSKGRYSVLNTASARSFSVTIRNLRSGDSGVYYCGIDQLGKDTLSKVVVTVKKVHTSPIMTPASESSTQSDHQLTQSTVTAIATGPRLQSTSTTSVSAAELVVFGVQCGVVCALLAALLLFHWRSSTTCTCSSAICTK, encoded by the exons ATGAAAACCTGTCTGAGGATTCTGTCACTTTTCCAAG TTCTGGTCTGTGTGGAAATTAAGAACCAGTCTGGAAATGTTTTTACTGGAACAGAAGGAGGCAGTGTGGAAATCTACTGTAATTATCCAGATGGATACCAGTATGCGTACCACTACTTCTGCCGTCATCCATGTGGTTATTctgatgttttaattaaaactgaGAGAGCTGATAAAGTCACCTCTAAAGGCAGATACTCTGTACTGAACACTGCATCTGCACGGAGCTTTTCTGTCACCATCAGAAACCTCAGATCAGGAGACTCTGGGGTTTATTACTGTGGAATAGATCAATTGGGAAAAGATACACTCAGTAAAGTAGTGGTTACTGTCAAGAAAG TTCACACATCACCCATCATGACACCTGCTTCAGAATCCAGCACACAAAGTGACCACCAACTCACACAAAGCACAGTTACAGCCATAGCAACAG GTCCACGACTCCAAAGTACTTCTACAACATCAG TGTCTGCAGCTGAGCTGGTGGTGTTTGGAGTGCAGTGTGGAGTAGTGTGTGCTCTGCTGgctgctcttcttctctttcattGGCGAAGCTCAACTACTTGCACCTGTTCTTCAGCCATTTGTACAAAGTGA
- the LOC108425084 gene encoding CMRF35-like molecule 5 isoform X1, translating to MNTFLRILSLFQVLICVEMKSQIGNVFTGTEGGSVKIPCNYPDEYQYMAKYLCRDPCGYSDVLIKTKISNKIITEGRYSILNTVSAWSFFSVTIKNLRLGDSGVYYCGVDLWGKDILSKVEVTVMKVHTSPIMTPASESSTQSDHQLTQSTVTAIATASAFGYNMPTYPRPASSLTASGPRLQSTSTTSVSAAELVVFGVQCGVVCALLAALLLFHWRSSTTCTCSSAICTK from the exons ATGAACACCTTTCTGAGGATTCTGTCACTGTTCCAAG TTCTGATCTGCGTGGAAATGAAGAGCCAGATTGGAAATGTTTTTACTGGAACAGAAGGAGGCAGTGTGAAAATCCCCTGTAATTATCCAGATGAATACCAATATATGGCCAAATACCTTTGCCGCGATCCATGTGGTTATTctgatgttttaattaaaaccaAGATTTCTAACAAAATCATCACTGAAGGCAGATACTCTATACTGAACACTGTGTCTGCCTGGAGCTTTTTTTCTGTTACCATTAAAAACCTCAGATTAGGAGACTCTGGGGTTTATTACTGTGGAGTGGATTTATGGGGAAAAGACATACTCAGTAAAGTAGAGGTCACTGTTATGAAAG TTCACACATCACCCATCATGACACCTGCTTCAGAATCCAGCACACAAAGTGACCACCAACTCACACAAAGCACAGTTACAGCCATAGCAACAG CATCTGCATTTGGATATAACATGCCGACATACCCAAGACCAGCCTCTTCTTTAACTGCTTCAG GTCCACGACTCCAAAGTACTTCTACAACATCAG TGTCTGCAGCTGAGCTGGTGGTGTTTGGAGTGCAGTGTGGAGTAGTGTGTGCTCTGCTGgctgctcttcttctctttcattGGCGAAGCTCAACTACTTGCACCTGTTCTTCAGCCATTTGTACAAAGTGA
- the LOC108425084 gene encoding CMRF35-like molecule 5 isoform X3 — protein MNTFLRILSLFQVLICVEMKSQIGNVFTGTEGGSVKIPCNYPDEYQYMAKYLCRDPCGYSDVLIKTKISNKIITEGRYSILNTVSAWSFFSVTIKNLRLGDSGVYYCGVDLWGKDILSKVEVTVMKVHTSPIMTPASESSTQSDHQLTQSTVTAIATGPRLQSTSTTSVSAAELVVFGVQCGVVCALLAALLLFHWRSSTTCTCSSAICTK, from the exons ATGAACACCTTTCTGAGGATTCTGTCACTGTTCCAAG TTCTGATCTGCGTGGAAATGAAGAGCCAGATTGGAAATGTTTTTACTGGAACAGAAGGAGGCAGTGTGAAAATCCCCTGTAATTATCCAGATGAATACCAATATATGGCCAAATACCTTTGCCGCGATCCATGTGGTTATTctgatgttttaattaaaaccaAGATTTCTAACAAAATCATCACTGAAGGCAGATACTCTATACTGAACACTGTGTCTGCCTGGAGCTTTTTTTCTGTTACCATTAAAAACCTCAGATTAGGAGACTCTGGGGTTTATTACTGTGGAGTGGATTTATGGGGAAAAGACATACTCAGTAAAGTAGAGGTCACTGTTATGAAAG TTCACACATCACCCATCATGACACCTGCTTCAGAATCCAGCACACAAAGTGACCACCAACTCACACAAAGCACAGTTACAGCCATAGCAACAG GTCCACGACTCCAAAGTACTTCTACAACATCAG TGTCTGCAGCTGAGCTGGTGGTGTTTGGAGTGCAGTGTGGAGTAGTGTGTGCTCTGCTGgctgctcttcttctctttcattGGCGAAGCTCAACTACTTGCACCTGTTCTTCAGCCATTTGTACAAAGTGA